A stretch of the Sulfuricurvum sp. genome encodes the following:
- the lepB gene encoding signal peptidase I — protein sequence MKKKIFNAAHSAYKFSNTWTGTVIIVLFVIFFVAQAFKIPSGSMKDSLLVGDHLFAKKFAYGISTPHIPFLEIPLIPGTDGHILDGDAPKRGDIVIFRYPNDTKMHYVKRCVGLPGDELFVMDKILYIHPHEGDEYAKKAFAGYELVNVDGKLWVKDPYTKEHEGIHHDDHIVDNGVFPIEIFNFGPIQVPENEYFMMGDNRDHSNDSRFWGAVPYGLIEGTPWFVYFSIDDDYKVRWDRIGKTPHDLEQGGILKRAQEKRMIEDANSNELN from the coding sequence ATGAAGAAAAAAATATTTAACGCTGCCCATAGTGCTTACAAATTTTCAAATACATGGACAGGGACAGTCATTATTGTATTGTTTGTGATCTTTTTCGTAGCACAAGCATTTAAAATCCCGAGTGGATCGATGAAAGATTCTTTGCTAGTGGGAGATCACCTATTTGCCAAAAAATTTGCTTATGGTATTTCAACACCCCATATCCCGTTTCTCGAAATCCCTCTAATACCAGGCACTGATGGTCATATACTAGATGGAGACGCTCCTAAGCGCGGTGATATCGTTATTTTTCGCTATCCAAATGATACTAAAATGCATTACGTCAAACGCTGTGTCGGTTTACCGGGTGATGAGCTTTTTGTCATGGATAAAATTCTCTATATCCATCCACATGAAGGGGATGAATACGCCAAAAAAGCATTTGCAGGATATGAATTGGTAAATGTTGATGGTAAACTTTGGGTCAAAGATCCTTATACTAAAGAGCATGAGGGTATTCACCATGATGATCATATCGTCGATAACGGTGTATTTCCGATAGAAATTTTCAATTTTGGTCCTATCCAAGTACCTGAAAATGAATATTTTATGATGGGTGATAATCGTGACCACTCTAATGATAGCCGTTTTTGGGGAGCTGTACCATATGGGTTAATCGAAGGGACACCATGGTTTGTCTATTTCAGTATCGATGATGATTATAAAGTCCGCTGGGATCGTATTGGAAAAACACCGCATGATTTGGAACAAGGTGGCATTTTAAAACGTGCACAAGAAAAACGGATGATTGAAGACGCAAACAGTAATGAACTTAACTGA